The Amycolatopsis mongoliensis genome includes a window with the following:
- a CDS encoding MarR family winged helix-turn-helix transcriptional regulator — MSSDLGAPPAVTRRLGYLLKHAQLRLAELAEPLYAPLGITGRQLALLTLFGAGPALSQQEGAARLGIDRTTMVALVDELEDKELVRREVAPGDRRKRLVTLTGEGERVRAAGEEVTRHAEALLLAPLAEEDAERLRAALHRVVRGE; from the coding sequence ATGTCCAGCGACCTCGGGGCGCCGCCCGCCGTCACCCGCCGGCTCGGCTACCTGCTCAAGCACGCCCAGCTGCGGCTCGCCGAGCTGGCCGAGCCGCTGTACGCGCCCCTCGGGATCACCGGGCGGCAGCTCGCGCTGCTCACGCTGTTCGGGGCCGGGCCGGCGCTGTCGCAGCAGGAGGGCGCGGCGCGCCTGGGCATCGACCGGACGACGATGGTCGCGCTGGTCGACGAGCTGGAGGACAAGGAGCTGGTCCGGCGCGAGGTCGCGCCGGGCGACCGGCGGAAGCGCCTCGTCACCTTGACCGGGGAAGGCGAGCGGGTCCGCGCGGCGGGTGAAGAGGTGACGCGGCACGCTGAGGCCCTGCTGCTGGCACCCCTGGCCGAAGAGGACGCGGAACGGCTGCGCGCCGCACTGCACCGCGTTGTTCGCGGGGAGTGA